A window of the Hordeum vulgare subsp. vulgare chromosome 5H, MorexV3_pseudomolecules_assembly, whole genome shotgun sequence genome harbors these coding sequences:
- the LOC123398881 gene encoding endo-1,4-beta-xylanase 1-like gives MASTTQDVNMDGNLAGCVPFGTGTTTLSVHIEEEMAMLPVTVAVGGNKPSGRYVLVAGRADEEDGLRLPIPVDTLKPRLTYRVAGWISLGAARGTSHPVRIDLGVEDNGNETLVECGAVCAKEGGWSEIMGAFRLRTEPRSAAVYVHGAPAGVDVKVMDLRVYPVDHKARFRQLKDKTDKARKRDVILKLGTPAGAGAGAAASVRVVQLDNAFPFGTCINTSVIQKPAFLDFFTNHLDWAVFENELKWYHTEVQQGQLNYADADALLAFCDRLGKTVRGHCVFWSVDGDVQQWVKNLNKDQLRSAMQSRLEGLVSRYAGRFKHYDVNNEMLHGRFFRDRLGDEDVPAYMFKEVARLDPEPALFVNDYNVECGNDPNATPEKYAEQVAWLQSCGAVVRGIGLQGHVQNPVGEVICAALDRLAKTGVPIWFTELDVPEYDVGLRAKDLEVVLREAYAHPAVEGIVFWGFMQGTMWRQNAWLVDADGTVNEAGQMFLNLQKEWKTDARGNFDGDGNFKFRGFYGRYVVEVTTAKGKQILKTFRVEKGDSTPLVVDLADA, from the exons ATGGCAAGCACAACTCAG GACGTGAACATGGACGGCAACCTCGCCGGCTGCGTACCGTTCGGCACGGGCACGACGACGCTCTCCGTGCACATCGAGGAAGAGATGGCCATGCTTCCCGTCACTGTGGCCGTGGGTGGCAACAAGCCCAGCGGCCGGTACGTCCTCGTGGCTGGCCGcgccgacgaggaggacggcctgCGCCTGCCGATCCCGGTAGACACCCTGAAGCCTCGTCTCACTTACCGCGTGGCCGGGTGGATCAGCCTGGGAGCAGCACGGGGCACCAGCCACCCCGTGCGCATCGACCTTGGCGTGGAAGACAATGGCAACGAGACCCTGGTGGAGTGCGGCGCGGTGTGCGCCAAGGAGGGCGGGTGGTCGGAGATCATGGGCGCCTTCCGGCTCAGGACGGAGCCGCGCAGCGCCGCGGTTTACGTCCACGGCGCCCCCGCCGGCGTCGACGTCAAGGTCATGGATCTCCGCGTCTACCCGGTGGACCACAAGGCGCGCTTCAGGCAGCTCAAGGACAAGACTGACAAG GCGCGCAAGAGGGAcgtgattctcaagctgggcacgCCGGCGGGAGCGGGAGCGGGCGCGGCGGCGTCCGTGCGCGTGGTGCAGTTGGACAACGCCTTCCCCTTCGGGACATGCATCAACACGTCCGTCATCCAGAAGCCGGCCTTCCTCGACTTCTTCACCAACCACTTGGACTGGGCCGTCTTCGAGAACGAGCTCAAGTGGTACCACACGGAGGTGCAGCAGGGCCAGCTCAACTACGCCGACGCCGACGCGCTGCTCGCGTTCTGCGACCGCCTGGGCAAGACCGTCCGCGGCCACTGCGTCTTCTGGTCCGTGGACGGCGACGTGCAGCAGTGGGTTAAGAACCTCAACAAGGACCAGCTCAGGTCCGCCATGCAGAGCCGCCTCGAGGGCCTCGTCTCCCGCTACGCCGGCAGGTTCAAGCACTACGACGTCAACAACGAGATGCTGCACGGCCGCTTCTTCCGGGACCGCCTCGGCGACGAGGACGTCCCGGCGTACATGTTCAAGGAGGTGGCGCGGCTGGACCCGGAGCCCGCGCTCTTCGTCAACGACTACAACGTGGAGTGCGGCAACGACCCCAACGCGACGCCGGAGAAGTACGCCGAGCAGGTCGCATGGCTGCAGAGCTGCGGCGCGGTAGTGCGCGGCATCGGGCTGCAGGGCCACGTGCAAAACCCGGTCGGGGAGGTCATCTGCGCCGCGCTCGACAGGCTCGCCAAGACGGGCGTGCCCATCTGGTTCACCGAGCTCGACGTGCCGGAGTACGACGTGGGCCTCCGCGCCAAGGACCTGGAGGTGGTGCTCCGGGAGGCGTACGCGCACCCGGCGGTGGAGGGCATCGTGTTCTGGGGCTTCATGCAGGGAACAATGTGGCGCCAGAACGCTTGGCTCGTCGACGCCGACGGCACCGTCAACGAGGCGGGGCAGATGTTCCTGAATCTGCAGAAGGAGTGGAAGACGGACGCGCGGGGGAACTTCGACGGCGACGGGAACTTCAAGTTCAGGGGCTTCTACGGCAGATACGTCGTGGAGGTTACGACGGCGAAGGGGAAGCAGATCCTCAAGACCTTCAGGGTGGAGAAAGGGGACAGCACACCTCTCGTCGTGGATTTGGCCGACGCCTGA